A genomic stretch from Aerococcaceae bacterium zg-1292 includes:
- the nrdI gene encoding class Ib ribonucleoside-diphosphate reductase assembly flavoprotein NrdI has protein sequence MLMVYLSLTGQTRRFIKKFDWPAIELFADTPMLEVTEPYIIVAPTYEREVTDLLWEFVETGNNRHYLQGVAGGGNVNFNTLYCFTAKDLSRDFNVPILHLFEFQGNANDVKKLKEEVEKLGKTKTSD, from the coding sequence ATGTTAATGGTTTATCTATCGTTGACGGGGCAAACACGTCGCTTTATTAAGAAATTCGACTGGCCGGCAATCGAACTGTTTGCTGATACACCAATGTTGGAAGTGACGGAACCGTATATTATTGTCGCGCCTACGTACGAACGTGAAGTGACCGATTTGTTATGGGAATTTGTCGAAACGGGCAATAATCGGCATTATTTACAAGGTGTCGCTGGCGGTGGCAATGTCAACTTTAATACCTTATACTGTTTTACTGCCAAAGACTTGAGCCGTGACTTTAATGTGCCAATATTACATTTATTTGAATTTCAAGGCAATGCCAATGATGTAAAAAAATTAAAAGAAGAGGTGGAGAAACTTGGAAAAACCAAGACTAGCGACTAA
- the cadA gene encoding cadmium-translocating P-type ATPase, with translation MKQQFQIEGMYCAGCAAKIEQKLNQLTGVKEAVVNLVTNSATIDYDDNQVTFTTFRDTVDSLGYQLVDRAEPHVDNPSHIQNYHIEGMHCASCAAKIEQTIGQIPNVQKAAVNLVTEQLTVIWDDTPDGSAITNAVDAVGYHATLSVSPQEQFIIAQQNKEKQLKERKTQLIYMLLFTVPLFYLTMGPMIHLPIPTWLDSHHHLLRNMVVQFLLTTPVLWLARDLFVSGFKALRHLSPNMDSLVAVGTTAAYLQGIGMLIYHWLTPATSTSHPELYFESAAVILTLMKLGKYMEDVAKGKTSQAINELMALAPDIAYRKTSDGNVESIPLSMVNIDDTLIVRPGERLGVDGIITQGQSSVDESMITGESLPVSKGVGDTVSSGSINKNGSFAYRVTAIGQETFLSKIITLVQEAQGCKAEIAKLADKISLYFVPTVMILALISSISWYFFADASFEFALKIFINVLIIACPCALGLATPTAIMVGTGLAAKHGILFKNGTALETVHKATAIVLDKTGTITEGVPTVIDVDLHDTFDANTLLQQVAAIESVSEHPLADAIVQYVKDLALGELPAVTDFNSVTGMGIQGTVQGNTVAIGNAKMMASILTLSDDAMRRSKQLAKLGKTPLFIAVNHQFAGIISVSDPIKATSKEAIEQLKQMNLTTYMVTGDNQHTANAIAASLDLDGVYSEVMPADKSSIVSSLQENHTVLMVGDGINDAPALAKAEVGIAIGSGTDIAIESADVVLMHNQLKDVLTAIELSHATIRTIKQNLFWAFAYNVIGIPIAMGLVYALFHGPLLNPMVAALAMSFSSISVLLNSLRLRFFKPRK, from the coding sequence ATGAAACAACAATTTCAAATCGAAGGCATGTATTGTGCCGGATGTGCAGCCAAAATCGAACAAAAATTAAATCAATTAACCGGCGTGAAAGAAGCGGTTGTCAACCTCGTTACCAACTCAGCAACGATTGATTATGATGACAATCAAGTCACTTTTACAACATTTCGTGACACAGTGGACTCACTTGGCTATCAATTAGTCGATAGGGCTGAACCCCATGTAGATAACCCTTCCCACATTCAAAATTATCACATAGAAGGCATGCATTGTGCTAGCTGTGCGGCTAAAATTGAACAAACCATTGGACAAATACCTAATGTACAAAAAGCTGCAGTCAACCTTGTCACTGAGCAATTAACAGTCATCTGGGATGACACTCCAGATGGGTCTGCCATCACAAACGCAGTTGATGCTGTCGGTTATCATGCCACACTCAGCGTTTCACCTCAAGAACAATTCATTATAGCACAACAAAATAAAGAAAAGCAGTTAAAGGAGCGAAAAACTCAACTCATCTATATGCTGCTCTTTACAGTGCCACTCTTTTATTTGACAATGGGGCCGATGATTCATCTGCCGATTCCAACCTGGCTTGACAGTCATCACCATTTATTACGTAATATGGTCGTCCAATTTTTATTAACGACACCAGTGTTATGGTTAGCTCGTGATTTATTTGTTAGCGGCTTTAAAGCATTACGCCATTTATCACCGAATATGGACTCACTAGTCGCTGTCGGTACGACAGCTGCGTATCTACAAGGTATCGGCATGTTAATTTATCATTGGCTGACACCAGCGACATCAACCAGTCATCCTGAATTGTATTTTGAATCGGCAGCCGTAATCTTAACCTTGATGAAATTAGGAAAATATATGGAAGATGTCGCCAAAGGTAAAACCAGTCAAGCTATCAATGAATTGATGGCACTCGCTCCCGATATTGCTTATCGTAAAACAAGTGATGGTAATGTCGAATCCATCCCGCTGTCAATGGTAAATATTGACGACACCTTAATCGTACGTCCTGGCGAGCGTTTAGGTGTGGACGGCATCATCACGCAAGGTCAATCATCCGTTGATGAATCAATGATAACTGGCGAAAGTTTGCCGGTATCTAAAGGAGTCGGAGACACAGTATCCAGTGGTAGTATCAATAAAAATGGTAGTTTCGCTTACCGTGTTACAGCGATTGGTCAAGAAACATTTTTATCAAAAATCATCACTCTAGTTCAAGAAGCCCAAGGATGCAAAGCAGAAATTGCTAAATTAGCAGATAAAATTTCGTTATATTTCGTCCCTACTGTGATGATATTAGCACTGATTAGTAGTATCAGTTGGTATTTCTTTGCAGATGCATCCTTTGAATTTGCACTTAAAATCTTTATCAATGTCTTAATTATCGCCTGTCCATGCGCCCTAGGCTTAGCGACACCGACGGCAATTATGGTTGGTACCGGATTAGCCGCAAAACATGGTATTCTCTTTAAAAATGGTACGGCATTAGAAACCGTGCATAAAGCTACAGCGATTGTATTAGATAAAACAGGTACCATTACAGAAGGTGTTCCAACTGTAATCGATGTCGATTTACACGATACTTTTGATGCAAACACCTTACTACAGCAAGTTGCCGCAATTGAATCCGTGTCCGAGCACCCGTTAGCAGATGCAATTGTGCAATATGTCAAAGACTTAGCTTTAGGCGAACTACCGGCGGTAACTGACTTTAATAGCGTGACTGGGATGGGGATTCAAGGAACGGTTCAAGGCAATACGGTAGCTATTGGTAACGCGAAAATGATGGCGTCGATTTTGACACTGTCAGATGATGCCATGCGCCGTTCTAAACAATTAGCAAAATTAGGAAAAACACCACTATTTATCGCAGTTAATCATCAATTTGCAGGAATTATTAGTGTCAGCGACCCGATAAAAGCTACAAGTAAAGAGGCTATTGAGCAATTGAAGCAGATGAACTTAACTACCTATATGGTCACTGGTGATAATCAACATACTGCCAATGCTATCGCCGCTTCACTGGATTTGGATGGCGTATACAGTGAAGTGATGCCGGCTGATAAAAGTTCGATTGTCAGCTCACTGCAAGAAAACCACACAGTACTAATGGTCGGTGACGGGATTAATGATGCGCCCGCTCTGGCTAAAGCAGAGGTTGGTATTGCGATTGGTTCTGGTACGGATATTGCGATTGAATCGGCTGATGTCGTTTTAATGCATAATCAATTGAAAGATGTCTTAACCGCCATTGAGTTGAGCCATGCCACCATTCGCACGATTAAGCAAAACTTATTTTGGGCATTTGCCTATAATGTGATTGGTATTCCAATAGCGATGGGCTTGGTGTACGCGTTATTTCATGGTCCATTATTAAACCCAATGGTTGCTGCTCTCGCAATGAGTTTTAGCTCAATTTCCGTATTATTGAACTCACTGCGTTTACGCTTCTTTAAACCTCGTAAATAA
- a CDS encoding NUDIX domain-containing protein: MKKRYLTKSAVFLVIEDEEAHYLLQRRLKTGYRDGWLDLGASGHVEAGETAKQAARRELLEETGLAINLDRLRFMAVAHRNTDNQVYYDFYFHVKITNAEKTVVRINEPEKVSEMIWIHQEALPDDLIEYSRNILQRVQQGDHYFEIGWADE; this comes from the coding sequence ATGAAAAAGCGATATTTAACGAAGAGTGCCGTCTTTTTAGTCATTGAAGATGAGGAAGCACATTATTTATTACAACGCCGCCTTAAAACGGGATATCGGGATGGATGGCTAGATTTGGGTGCTTCTGGACATGTCGAAGCCGGTGAAACAGCTAAGCAAGCTGCACGTCGTGAATTATTAGAAGAGACTGGTTTGGCGATTAACTTAGACCGATTGAGATTTATGGCAGTCGCCCATCGTAATACTGATAATCAAGTATATTATGACTTTTATTTTCACGTAAAAATTACAAACGCAGAAAAAACTGTCGTGCGTATCAATGAACCAGAGAAAGTGTCTGAAATGATATGGATTCATCAAGAGGCATTACCCGATGATTTGATTGAATATAGCCGGAATATCTTACAGCGTGTGCAGCAAGGTGACCATTACTTTGAAATAGGTTGGGCGGATGAGTAG
- a CDS encoding CopY/TcrY family copper transport repressor — protein sequence MDKPTISPAEWEIMRVVWAHHQVTSREILQVFQHILDWKEGTIKSLINRLIQKQLLIQDTSTKPYLYSAAISEEAAMQQELDAILSRCCTKERGKYIHYLLEQQALSKDDCQLIQQTAQDKSNDAPETIACQCRTGQCTCCKHH from the coding sequence ATGGATAAACCAACAATTTCACCGGCTGAGTGGGAAATTATGCGTGTAGTATGGGCCCATCATCAAGTAACCAGTCGTGAAATCCTTCAAGTATTCCAACACATTTTAGACTGGAAAGAAGGCACGATTAAATCGCTCATTAACCGGTTAATTCAAAAGCAATTACTTATTCAAGATACATCAACGAAGCCGTATCTATATTCTGCTGCGATTAGCGAAGAAGCAGCGATGCAACAAGAGCTAGACGCCATACTCAGTCGCTGTTGCACGAAAGAACGTGGCAAATACATTCACTACCTCTTAGAGCAACAAGCGTTATCAAAAGACGATTGCCAGTTAATTCAACAAACAGCACAAGACAAATCCAATGATGCACCAGAAACCATTGCCTGTCAATGTCGAACTGGGCAATGTACCTGCTGTAAACACCATTAA